In Gemmatimonadota bacterium, the following are encoded in one genomic region:
- a CDS encoding bifunctional riboflavin kinase/FAD synthetase has product MSIPDTALPPDVHDTVVTVGTFDGVHRGHQDVLAHLVRRAASLGTRSVLVTFEPHPLEVVNPAAAPSLLTVGDEKLEVLAESGIDYVAIVPFTRALAAFGAEQFVDEVLVGRYRVRHLLMGHDHGFGRNRAGDESVLRALGEARGFTVEAVDPVVGPHGQPVSSTAIRRAVAGGDLERARDGLGRHYAVGGRVTRGEQRGRYLGFPTINIPLPSPRKLLPPQGVYAVRVQTPRGAFGGMLNLGPRPTFGDAGVTLEAHLFDAAGDFYGMRVRVDFLRRLRDTARFETPEALVEQLARDERAARETLALTS; this is encoded by the coding sequence ATGTCCATCCCCGACACCGCGCTCCCGCCGGACGTGCACGACACCGTGGTGACGGTGGGGACGTTCGACGGCGTGCACCGCGGGCACCAGGATGTTCTGGCTCACCTCGTGCGGCGCGCCGCCTCCCTCGGCACGCGATCGGTCCTCGTCACCTTTGAGCCGCACCCGCTCGAAGTGGTCAATCCGGCCGCCGCCCCATCGCTGCTCACCGTCGGCGATGAAAAGCTCGAGGTGCTCGCCGAGAGCGGCATCGACTATGTCGCGATCGTTCCGTTCACCCGAGCCCTGGCGGCCTTTGGCGCCGAGCAGTTCGTCGACGAGGTGCTGGTCGGCCGGTATCGCGTGCGGCACCTCCTCATGGGACACGACCACGGCTTCGGCCGGAATCGCGCGGGTGATGAGAGCGTCCTGCGGGCGCTCGGCGAGGCGCGCGGCTTCACGGTAGAGGCGGTCGACCCCGTGGTCGGGCCGCACGGCCAGCCTGTCTCCTCGACGGCGATCCGTCGGGCGGTGGCGGGGGGAGATCTGGAGCGTGCGCGGGACGGCCTCGGGCGGCACTACGCCGTCGGTGGTCGTGTGACGCGCGGCGAGCAGCGGGGTCGCTATCTCGGTTTTCCGACGATCAATATTCCGCTCCCGTCGCCGCGAAAACTCCTGCCGCCCCAAGGGGTATACGCGGTGCGCGTCCAGACGCCGCGCGGGGCCTTCGGCGGGATGCTCAACCTCGGCCCTCGTCCCACCTTTGGTGACGCCGGCGTGACACTGGAGGCGCATCTTTTCGACGCCGCCGGCGACTTTTACGGGATGCGCGTACGCGTCGACTTCCTGCGGCGACTGCGCGACACCGCTCGGTTCGAGACCCCCGAGGCGCTGGTCGAGCAACTGGCCAGGGACGAACGCGCGGCACGCGAGACGCTTGCGCTAACTTCGTGA
- a CDS encoding ribosomal L7Ae/L30e/S12e/Gadd45 family protein → MDASTQRRLLGLLGLGVRGRGAVVGVERVREAAKKGLLAVAVVAPDASRHSLDKVVPLLEARRIRIIEGPSAEVLGNAVGREATAVVGVTDRSLASGVLALFGAGVDGDTGPARAR, encoded by the coding sequence ATGGACGCGTCCACGCAGCGACGATTGCTCGGGTTGCTCGGGCTCGGCGTTCGCGGACGCGGCGCAGTGGTTGGGGTGGAGCGAGTGCGTGAGGCGGCGAAGAAGGGACTGCTGGCGGTCGCGGTCGTCGCCCCTGATGCCTCGCGGCATTCGTTGGACAAGGTCGTGCCGCTCCTCGAGGCGCGACGCATTCGGATCATCGAGGGGCCCTCGGCGGAGGTGTTAGGCAACGCCGTCGGCCGAGAGGCGACGGCCGTGGTCGGGGTCACCGATCGCTCGCTGGCGTCGGGCGTGCTCGCACTATTCGGCGCGGGCGTTGATGGGGACACGGGTCCGGCACGGGCCCGCTAG
- the rbfA gene encoding 30S ribosome-binding factor RbfA, translated as MANDGRRPDRVAEAIREEVARFLAEGVKDPRITGLVTVTAVDVTRDLRHARIFVSILGTDAEKSATEEGLHSLASHLRSRLAKSLRLRVAPELEFVLDASIAHAARIESLLAQIKDGTLAPPDASDLD; from the coding sequence ATGGCGAATGATGGACGCCGACCCGATCGGGTCGCCGAAGCCATTCGCGAAGAAGTCGCGCGGTTCCTCGCGGAGGGGGTGAAGGATCCCCGCATCACCGGGCTGGTCACGGTGACCGCCGTCGACGTCACGCGCGACCTGCGCCATGCGCGCATCTTCGTGAGCATCCTCGGCACCGATGCCGAAAAATCCGCCACCGAGGAAGGGCTGCACTCCCTCGCCTCGCACCTGCGAAGCCGACTGGCGAAGTCGCTGCGCCTGCGCGTCGCGCCCGAGTTGGAGTTCGTGCTGGATGCGAGCATCGCGCACGCCGCGCGCATCGAGTCGCTCCTCGCCCAGATCAAGGACGGCACGCTCGCCCCGCCGGATGCGAGCGACCTCGACTGA
- the truB gene encoding tRNA pseudouridine(55) synthase TruB, whose translation MRATSTDVLLLVDKPAGLSSHDVVALARRALGTRKVGHGGTLDPFATGLLVLLAGRGTRLLQFVPSEPKVYEATIAFGTETDTDDGTGVVVREAPLPSALDVLGAIPALTGDLDQLPPAYSAKHVGGERAYAVARRGERPALVTSRVHVGEWNVLEQTPGSLRARITCGTGTYIRSLARDLGRATGSAAHLAALRRVQVGPFDVRDANGIEALRSGEITVRELHEALGDLPRQVLDDDAVRRVRQGLMIPASVAGARAALLDAHGDLVGVGARSGDSWHADVVLATT comes from the coding sequence ATGCGAGCGACCTCGACTGACGTCCTCCTCCTCGTCGACAAGCCGGCGGGGTTGTCGTCGCATGACGTCGTCGCGCTCGCCCGCCGTGCGTTAGGCACGCGCAAGGTCGGGCATGGCGGGACCCTCGACCCGTTCGCGACCGGCCTCCTCGTCCTCTTGGCAGGCCGCGGGACTCGGCTCCTCCAGTTCGTCCCGTCAGAGCCCAAGGTCTACGAAGCGACGATCGCCTTCGGCACCGAAACCGATACGGACGACGGGACCGGAGTCGTCGTGCGCGAGGCGCCGCTGCCCTCCGCCCTCGACGTGCTCGGCGCGATTCCGGCACTGACGGGCGACCTGGACCAGCTCCCTCCCGCGTATTCGGCCAAGCATGTCGGGGGCGAGCGCGCCTATGCGGTGGCGCGTCGCGGAGAGCGGCCGGCGCTCGTGACCTCGCGCGTGCATGTGGGCGAATGGAACGTCCTGGAGCAGACGCCGGGTTCGCTGCGCGCGCGCATCACGTGCGGCACGGGGACGTACATCCGGTCCCTCGCGCGCGATCTCGGTCGTGCCACCGGTTCGGCCGCACATCTGGCGGCGTTGCGTCGCGTCCAGGTGGGGCCCTTCGACGTGCGAGACGCCAATGGCATTGAGGCGCTGCGCAGCGGCGAGATCACCGTGCGCGAGCTGCACGAAGCGTTAGGCGACCTGCCGCGACAGGTCCTCGACGACGATGCCGTTCGGCGGGTGCGACAGGGACTCATGATCCCCGCCTCGGTTGCGGGTGCGCGCGCCGCACTGCTCGACGCGCACGGGGACCTGGTCGGCGTGGGCGCGCGCTCCGGTGACTCCTGGCACGCCGACGTCGTGCTCGCGACGACCTGA
- the secD gene encoding protein translocase subunit SecD, translating into MSNLKYRVALIVAMLVASVWALFPRTVVERVKRDGVFAFDTVRRVPLKRGLDLQGGMHLALEVDESKQAVADKSDALDRALKVVRTRIDEFGVSEPVVQKVGNDRIIVELPGIDDPKRAEDVVQKSAFLQFQITDETQALDKALPRLDQIIRERGGVGATVAAGDTTKSTQVAALPNLFAKGDSASKGDSSKTDSVTSALNPTTGGPLSKLVQAGQFPGEYMVAEKDVRTVEGYLALPGVQGALPPGKMLRWSGDTLSIGAQIFRPLYVVDARPIITGEYLQNAKPNNTPIEGTVVEFELNNEGGRRFRSETGKHVGDYMAIVLDDKVMGRPPVIQSAIGTRGQITMGGRDLQDAQDLALVLRAGSLPVPLKIAEVRQIGASLGQDSISKGGLAMVIAVGLVIAIMIGYYRFSGMLAVAALVLYVIFTMAILAGFGAVLTLPGLAGLVLTVGIAVDANVLIFERIREELDRGKTVRTSIDEGFKHAWSAILDTSVTTILGGAVLYQYGTGPVKGFAVTLIAGITASLFCAVFVTKTFYLIWLARSKNVQTLSI; encoded by the coding sequence ATGTCGAATCTGAAGTACCGCGTGGCCCTGATCGTGGCGATGCTCGTCGCGTCGGTATGGGCGCTCTTCCCGCGGACGGTGGTGGAGCGCGTCAAGCGTGACGGCGTCTTCGCCTTTGACACGGTGCGCCGCGTCCCGCTCAAGCGTGGACTCGACCTGCAGGGGGGGATGCACCTCGCCCTCGAGGTCGACGAATCCAAGCAGGCGGTGGCCGACAAGAGCGATGCGCTTGATCGCGCGCTCAAGGTCGTCCGCACCCGCATCGACGAATTCGGCGTTTCCGAGCCGGTCGTACAAAAGGTCGGCAACGATCGCATCATCGTGGAGCTGCCGGGGATCGATGATCCCAAGCGCGCCGAAGATGTGGTGCAGAAGTCGGCCTTCCTCCAGTTCCAGATTACCGACGAGACACAGGCGCTCGACAAGGCGCTTCCGCGGCTCGACCAGATCATTCGCGAGCGCGGTGGCGTCGGCGCGACGGTCGCCGCTGGCGACACCACCAAGTCGACGCAGGTCGCGGCGCTTCCCAATCTGTTCGCAAAGGGCGACAGCGCGTCCAAGGGTGACTCGAGCAAGACCGACAGTGTGACGTCGGCCTTGAACCCGACCACCGGCGGCCCGCTCTCCAAGCTCGTGCAGGCCGGACAGTTCCCCGGCGAGTACATGGTGGCCGAGAAGGACGTGCGCACCGTCGAAGGGTACCTCGCGCTCCCAGGGGTTCAGGGGGCGCTTCCTCCGGGCAAGATGCTCCGCTGGTCGGGCGACACGCTGTCCATCGGCGCGCAGATCTTCCGTCCGCTCTATGTCGTGGACGCACGCCCGATCATCACGGGCGAGTACCTCCAGAATGCCAAGCCGAACAACACGCCCATCGAAGGGACGGTCGTCGAGTTCGAGCTCAACAACGAGGGGGGACGTCGCTTCCGCAGTGAGACCGGCAAGCACGTCGGCGACTACATGGCCATCGTCCTGGACGACAAGGTCATGGGGCGTCCACCGGTCATCCAGAGCGCCATCGGTACGCGCGGCCAGATCACCATGGGTGGCCGCGACCTGCAGGACGCGCAGGACCTTGCGCTGGTGCTGCGCGCTGGTTCGCTCCCGGTACCGCTCAAGATTGCCGAGGTGCGTCAGATCGGTGCGTCGTTAGGTCAGGACTCGATCTCCAAGGGCGGGCTGGCGATGGTCATCGCGGTCGGGCTCGTGATCGCGATCATGATCGGCTACTACCGCTTCTCCGGGATGCTCGCCGTCGCGGCGCTCGTCCTGTACGTCATCTTCACCATGGCGATCCTGGCCGGCTTCGGCGCGGTCCTCACGCTGCCTGGGCTCGCGGGCCTCGTCCTCACCGTCGGCATCGCGGTCGACGCGAACGTGCTGATCTTCGAGCGCATCCGTGAGGAGCTCGATCGCGGCAAGACGGTGCGCACCTCCATCGACGAGGGCTTCAAGCACGCCTGGAGCGCCATTCTCGACACGTCGGTCACGACGATCCTCGGCGGTGCAGTGCTCTACCAGTACGGCACCGGCCCGGTCAAGGGCTTCGCCGTCACCCTTATCGCCGGGATCACGGCTTCGCTCTTCTGCGCGGTGTTTGTCACGAAGACGTTCTACCTGATCTGGCTTGCCCGTTCCAAGAACGTCCAGACGCTGAGCATCTGA
- the secF gene encoding protein translocase subunit SecF, whose product MIRIFHNTSFDFIKWWRQAAIATIAFMVLGLASFAWSGGVNYSIEFTGGTLVQLEFTQPPNVAELRSAIDAVAPGSEITQYGTNLEYTVRAREERTEAEATTSATEGVAKSIRGALDAKYTATGYTVKRVESVGPKVGSELRRGAMIAMALVSLVTLLYLAFRFEWRFGAAAVLSTAHDVLVTFAFIKLFQIEVSLVVVGAILTLLGYSGNDTIIIFDRVRENLKKSRKEPLYDTLNRSINETLPRSILTHTTTLGATLALLLFAGEVLRPFAWVMTFGVFVATFSSIYVAGPLLLWIERKFPRAVTDKAHASAAQVKAESKVEGKPERPSRPASRPTQRPATR is encoded by the coding sequence ATGATTCGCATCTTTCACAACACCAGCTTCGACTTCATCAAGTGGTGGCGTCAGGCCGCCATCGCCACGATCGCCTTCATGGTGCTCGGCCTCGCGTCGTTCGCATGGAGCGGAGGGGTGAACTACAGCATCGAGTTCACCGGCGGCACCCTGGTGCAGCTCGAGTTCACCCAGCCTCCGAACGTCGCCGAGCTCCGCTCCGCGATCGACGCCGTCGCCCCCGGATCCGAGATCACGCAGTACGGCACCAATCTCGAATACACGGTGCGCGCACGTGAAGAGCGGACCGAGGCCGAGGCGACGACCTCTGCCACCGAAGGGGTCGCGAAGAGCATCCGGGGGGCCCTCGATGCCAAGTACACGGCGACGGGCTACACCGTCAAGCGCGTGGAGTCGGTCGGCCCCAAGGTGGGCAGCGAGCTGCGGCGCGGCGCCATGATCGCCATGGCACTCGTTTCTCTGGTCACGCTGCTCTACCTCGCCTTCCGCTTCGAGTGGCGTTTCGGCGCGGCGGCCGTGCTGTCCACCGCGCACGACGTGCTCGTCACCTTCGCGTTCATCAAACTGTTCCAGATCGAGGTGTCGCTGGTCGTTGTCGGCGCCATCCTCACCCTGCTCGGCTATTCGGGGAACGACACGATCATCATCTTCGATCGCGTCCGTGAGAACCTGAAGAAGTCGCGCAAGGAACCGCTGTACGACACGCTCAACCGCTCGATCAACGAAACGCTGCCGCGGTCGATCCTGACGCACACCACGACGCTCGGCGCCACGCTGGCACTGCTGTTGTTCGCCGGTGAGGTGCTGCGCCCGTTCGCATGGGTCATGACCTTCGGCGTCTTCGTGGCGACCTTCTCGTCGATCTACGTGGCCGGACCGCTCCTGCTCTGGATCGAACGCAAGTTCCCGCGTGCGGTCACCGACAAGGCGCACGCCTCGGCGGCACAGGTCAAGGCAGAGTCCAAGGTCGAGGGCAAGCCCGAACGCCCGTCGCGCCCCGCCAGCCGGCCTACGCAACGCCCGGCCACCCGATAG
- a CDS encoding TatD family hydrolase: MARFIDSHVHLADPAFDDDRDDVIARARVTGACALVCIGESLGAAERAERIAAAHPGFVYFTAGVHPHDAAAFDPLADPPRIKEFIARGAVAVGECGLDYHYDHSPRELQRRAFARQLAIAGETGRPVVVHTREAVDDTMAMVREAGSAGISGVLHCFGGPATLAEVALDAGWYLSFSGVVTFKKWNDDALLRMAPDARVLVETDAPYLAPVPHRGKRNEPAYASLTLARVAEARGVSAEALGDIVSANAVRFFGLASASDTP, from the coding sequence ATGGCGCGATTCATCGACAGTCACGTCCATCTCGCCGACCCCGCCTTCGATGACGATCGCGACGACGTCATCGCGCGGGCACGCGTCACCGGCGCGTGCGCCCTCGTCTGCATCGGCGAATCGTTAGGTGCCGCCGAGCGCGCGGAACGCATCGCGGCCGCGCATCCGGGCTTCGTGTACTTCACGGCTGGCGTGCATCCGCATGATGCGGCCGCCTTTGATCCCCTCGCGGACCCGCCGCGTATCAAGGAGTTCATCGCGCGGGGCGCCGTCGCGGTGGGGGAGTGCGGACTCGATTACCACTACGATCACTCGCCTCGGGAGCTGCAGCGGCGCGCCTTCGCGCGGCAACTCGCTATCGCTGGTGAGACGGGACGCCCGGTTGTCGTCCACACGCGTGAAGCCGTCGACGACACCATGGCCATGGTGCGCGAGGCAGGGAGTGCCGGAATTTCCGGGGTGCTGCACTGCTTTGGCGGCCCGGCGACCCTGGCTGAGGTGGCGCTCGACGCCGGGTGGTACCTCTCGTTCAGCGGCGTCGTCACGTTCAAGAAGTGGAACGACGACGCCTTGCTGCGCATGGCGCCCGACGCCCGCGTACTGGTGGAGACCGATGCTCCCTATCTTGCCCCGGTGCCCCATCGCGGCAAGCGCAACGAGCCAGCGTATGCCTCGCTGACGCTGGCTCGCGTCGCTGAGGCGCGCGGAGTGAGCGCCGAGGCGCTCGGCGACATCGTGAGCGCCAACGCAGTTCGCTTCTTCGGTCTGGCGAGCGCGAGCGACACGCCGTAG
- the nusA gene encoding transcription termination factor NusA produces MTGTAEILTAIRELSNLKGLDTTELHGLLQDGIHAALAKKHGANVQAEVEIDEKKGAIRIVLLKTVVAEVTDPSRETSLEEAQFEDPEFQVGDVMEIPVDFAEFGRSAVQAAKQRIIQRVREGERTKIRDEFANRVGELLSGEVQQIERGKLVIMLNKFREAEAIMPYREQNHRDHYHQGDPIRAVLKRVEETPKGPRLILSRADPLFVKALFKLEVPEIQQGIVEIRAAAREVGSRTKIAVWSRDDSIDPVGACVGLKGARVQAVVNELSGERIDIVPWSADPERFAKLALAPAKVARVFSDPEGKAIQAVVDEDQLSLAIGRNGQNVRLASELTGWKIDLYSSREWLERSEGPIFAPLPEEQDAADVKLSELGGMPPATVAILEEGGYRTLNDIIDLEREDFLRLPGIAPEEADRIMGILNELTTDDDGSGDGSAGA; encoded by the coding sequence ATGACCGGGACCGCAGAGATTCTCACCGCAATTCGCGAACTGTCCAACCTCAAGGGGTTGGACACGACGGAGTTGCATGGATTGTTGCAGGACGGCATTCACGCCGCCCTCGCCAAGAAGCATGGCGCCAACGTGCAGGCCGAGGTGGAGATCGACGAGAAGAAGGGGGCGATTCGCATCGTCCTCCTCAAGACCGTCGTCGCCGAGGTCACCGATCCGTCGCGCGAAACTTCGCTCGAAGAGGCGCAGTTCGAAGACCCGGAATTCCAGGTCGGCGACGTGATGGAGATCCCGGTCGACTTCGCCGAGTTCGGGCGAAGCGCGGTGCAGGCGGCCAAGCAGCGCATCATTCAGCGCGTCCGTGAGGGCGAGCGCACCAAGATCCGCGACGAGTTCGCCAATCGCGTCGGCGAGCTTCTGTCGGGCGAGGTGCAGCAGATCGAGCGCGGCAAGCTCGTGATCATGCTCAACAAGTTCCGCGAAGCGGAGGCGATCATGCCCTACCGCGAGCAGAACCATCGCGATCACTACCATCAGGGCGATCCGATCCGCGCGGTCCTCAAGCGTGTCGAAGAAACGCCCAAGGGGCCGCGCCTCATCCTGAGCCGCGCCGACCCGCTCTTCGTGAAGGCGCTCTTCAAGCTCGAGGTCCCGGAGATTCAGCAGGGGATCGTCGAGATCCGTGCCGCCGCGCGAGAAGTCGGGAGCCGCACCAAGATCGCCGTGTGGTCGCGCGACGACTCTATCGATCCGGTGGGCGCCTGCGTGGGCCTCAAGGGGGCGCGCGTTCAGGCCGTCGTGAACGAGTTGAGCGGTGAGCGTATCGACATCGTCCCCTGGTCGGCCGATCCCGAGCGTTTCGCCAAGCTCGCCCTCGCCCCGGCCAAGGTCGCGCGCGTCTTCTCGGATCCCGAGGGGAAGGCGATCCAGGCGGTCGTCGACGAAGACCAGCTCTCGCTGGCCATCGGGCGGAACGGCCAGAACGTGCGTCTCGCCTCCGAATTGACGGGCTGGAAGATCGACCTGTACTCGAGCCGCGAGTGGCTGGAGCGTAGCGAAGGGCCGATCTTCGCCCCGCTTCCCGAGGAGCAGGACGCGGCCGATGTGAAGCTCTCCGAACTCGGGGGGATGCCGCCGGCGACGGTGGCCATCCTCGAAGAGGGCGGATACCGTACCTTGAACGACATCATCGATCTCGAGCGCGAAGATTTCCTGAGACTCCCCGGCATCGCGCCGGAGGAGGCCGATCGTATCATGGGGATCTTGAACGAGCTCACGACCGACGACGACGGAAGCGGCGACGGCTCGGCGGGGGCGTGA
- the infB gene encoding translation initiation factor IF-2 has translation MSKLRVHDMAGEFGIAADEVIGMLRSMDVPVRSHLTVLTDDQVARVRARWEREKRARQEKPVAAPAATRRRKGAPATTTTPAPVAPEPAAATPPPAVDAAAAAKAGVRRRRAADVAAAAEALELAAEETAAAASAAAAAAAAAVVEAPSAPVEVAAPVRETTAPAAPESGDDVAHAPAATEHEGASEDVPAVEPVRAVEPPPPPPPAPPAPPAAPIPQPQTYSTGPSIPDRPRPRPVVPGAPRPRPGQGGGGFERPRPVASASPSGSVGLPPRRDDQQRKPGGAPGGGGGGGGPSGASQSQQQQRGKKKGKRGAVDQEEVSANISRVMGAMRGGVAKRGGSRRDDGREEMEAIRREEAEREKKTVRVNEFITVGELAEILKLSASQIVAFAFKNLGLMVTINQRLDFDQIELIAGEFGFQAVREEEYAADMGEERVADRPEDLVFRPPVVTIMGHVDHGKTSLLDYIRKANVVAGEAGGITQHIGAYHVTLPNSKHITFLDTPGHEAFTAMRARGAQVTDIVILVVAANDSVMPQTIEAISHAKNAGVPMIVAINKVDLPDANPMRVKQDLLQHGVVLEEFGGTTLSTEVSAKKGTNVPELLEQVLLQSEVLDLKSNPDKKAHGSVVEAQLDPGKGPVATILVSSGTLHVGDDFICGLHSGRVRAMLDERGKPVKSAGPAIPVQVLGLTGVPMAGDQFVVVEDASQAREIAQRRERLDREAKSRRTSKGVVSLEDFMSQAAAGQKRTLNLIIKADQGGPAEALADALQKLSNNEVQVDVVHRGVGAITEGDILLARTSGAIIIGFHVRPDNNARTAAEREGVDIKLYRIIYEAVADVRAALEGMLRPEEREVVMGEAEVREIFKVSRIGTIAGCSVRSGIISKAGRVRLIRDAVEVYDGTLSSLRRFKDDVKEVKEGYECGIGLENFNDLKVGDVIECYKTEEVARTLQPESAGA, from the coding sequence TTGAGCAAGCTTCGCGTACACGACATGGCAGGGGAGTTCGGGATCGCCGCGGACGAAGTGATCGGCATGCTTCGTTCGATGGACGTTCCCGTTCGTAGCCACTTGACGGTGCTCACCGACGACCAGGTGGCGCGCGTGCGCGCCCGGTGGGAGCGGGAGAAGCGCGCGCGGCAGGAAAAGCCGGTCGCAGCGCCTGCGGCCACCCGCCGTCGCAAGGGAGCGCCCGCGACGACCACGACGCCCGCTCCCGTCGCCCCTGAGCCCGCAGCCGCGACACCTCCTCCCGCCGTCGATGCGGCCGCCGCAGCCAAGGCGGGCGTCCGTCGTCGTCGTGCCGCCGATGTCGCCGCGGCCGCTGAGGCGCTCGAACTGGCCGCCGAAGAGACTGCCGCCGCCGCATCGGCCGCCGCGGCAGCGGCCGCCGCCGCCGTCGTCGAAGCGCCCAGCGCTCCGGTCGAGGTGGCCGCGCCCGTTCGAGAGACGACGGCCCCAGCCGCCCCGGAGTCAGGCGACGACGTCGCCCACGCTCCTGCCGCGACCGAGCACGAGGGAGCGTCCGAGGATGTGCCGGCCGTCGAGCCGGTGCGTGCTGTGGAGCCTCCTCCGCCGCCGCCCCCCGCTCCGCCGGCCCCCCCGGCCGCGCCCATCCCGCAGCCGCAGACGTACTCGACCGGACCGTCGATCCCCGATCGGCCGCGCCCGCGTCCGGTCGTGCCCGGCGCCCCGCGTCCGCGCCCCGGTCAGGGCGGCGGCGGATTCGAGCGGCCGCGGCCTGTGGCCTCGGCCTCGCCTTCGGGCTCGGTCGGACTCCCGCCGCGTCGCGATGATCAGCAGCGCAAGCCTGGCGGTGCCCCCGGTGGTGGGGGGGGAGGCGGTGGGCCGTCCGGTGCTTCGCAGTCGCAGCAGCAGCAGCGTGGCAAGAAGAAGGGGAAGCGTGGGGCCGTCGACCAGGAAGAGGTGTCGGCAAACATCTCGCGCGTCATGGGTGCCATGCGTGGCGGCGTCGCCAAGCGTGGCGGGTCGCGACGCGACGACGGCCGCGAGGAAATGGAGGCGATCCGCCGCGAGGAAGCCGAACGCGAGAAGAAGACGGTGCGCGTCAACGAGTTCATCACCGTTGGCGAACTGGCCGAAATCCTCAAGCTGTCGGCCAGCCAGATCGTGGCCTTCGCGTTCAAGAACCTCGGGTTGATGGTCACCATCAACCAGCGCCTCGACTTCGACCAGATCGAGTTGATTGCCGGCGAGTTCGGCTTCCAGGCGGTGCGTGAGGAAGAGTACGCCGCCGACATGGGAGAGGAGCGCGTCGCCGACCGGCCCGAGGACCTCGTCTTCCGTCCACCGGTCGTGACGATCATGGGTCACGTCGACCACGGCAAGACGTCGCTCCTGGACTACATCCGGAAAGCAAACGTCGTCGCGGGCGAGGCGGGGGGTATCACGCAGCACATCGGTGCCTATCACGTCACGCTGCCCAACAGCAAGCACATCACCTTCCTCGACACCCCGGGCCACGAGGCGTTTACCGCCATGCGTGCCCGCGGCGCGCAGGTCACCGACATCGTCATCCTCGTGGTGGCGGCCAACGACTCGGTGATGCCGCAGACCATCGAGGCCATCTCGCACGCCAAGAACGCCGGCGTGCCGATGATCGTGGCGATCAACAAGGTCGATCTCCCCGACGCCAACCCCATGCGCGTCAAGCAGGACCTCCTGCAGCATGGCGTTGTCCTCGAGGAGTTCGGCGGAACCACGCTCTCGACCGAGGTCTCGGCCAAGAAGGGGACCAACGTCCCCGAGTTGCTCGAGCAGGTCCTCCTGCAGTCCGAGGTGCTCGATCTCAAGTCGAACCCAGACAAGAAGGCGCATGGCTCTGTGGTCGAAGCGCAGCTCGACCCGGGCAAGGGGCCGGTCGCGACGATCCTGGTGTCGAGCGGCACGTTGCACGTGGGCGACGACTTCATCTGCGGCCTGCACTCCGGGCGCGTGCGCGCCATGCTCGACGAGCGTGGCAAGCCGGTGAAGTCGGCCGGACCGGCGATCCCGGTGCAGGTGCTCGGCCTGACGGGTGTGCCGATGGCGGGCGATCAGTTCGTGGTCGTCGAGGATGCCAGTCAGGCGCGCGAGATTGCCCAGCGTCGTGAACGCCTCGATCGCGAGGCCAAGAGCCGTCGCACCTCGAAGGGTGTGGTGTCGCTCGAGGACTTCATGTCGCAGGCGGCGGCTGGGCAGAAGCGGACGCTCAACCTCATCATCAAGGCCGACCAGGGTGGTCCGGCGGAAGCGCTCGCCGACGCCCTGCAGAAGCTGTCCAACAACGAAGTGCAGGTCGATGTCGTGCACCGCGGCGTGGGCGCGATCACGGAGGGCGACATCCTCCTGGCGCGTACGTCCGGCGCGATCATCATCGGCTTCCACGTGCGCCCGGACAACAACGCCCGGACGGCCGCGGAACGCGAAGGGGTCGACATCAAGCTGTACCGCATCATCTACGAGGCCGTCGCCGACGTGCGCGCCGCCCTCGAAGGGATGCTCCGCCCCGAAGAGCGCGAAGTGGTCATGGGCGAGGCCGAGGTCCGCGAGATCTTCAAGGTGTCGCGCATCGGCACGATCGCCGGCTGCTCCGTCCGTTCGGGGATCATCTCGAAGGCCGGGCGTGTGCGCCTCATTCGCGACGCGGTCGAGGTGTACGATGGCACGCTCTCGTCGCTCCGCCGCTTCAAGGACGACGTGAAGGAAGTGAAGGAAGGCTACGAGTGCGGCATCGGCCTCGAGAACTTCAACGACCTCAAGGTCGGCGACGTCATCGAGTGCTACAAGACCGAGGAAGTGGCCCGTACGCTGCAGCCGGAGTCCGCGGGCGCCTGA